The segment ATCCCCTGATCCACGGGCACTACAGAAGTTACAACCGCCACTTCCACACGTACCATCACGATTTGGACAGGTAAATCCTGCATCGATGCTGACTTTAAATGCTTTTTGGCCATAAGTTTTCTGGGTAAAATAGTTATATGTTTGATAACGCTTGTTATCAAGGGAATAAGGATATGGGTTTGTCATCGTAATACCTCCATAATACAATAGTCGATGTCATTGCGGGTAAATGTTTGATCTGTTTGTGTAAAACCAAAACGTTTATAGTATGAAATTTTGCTTGTTCGCGCATTAAGAATGATGCGCCCATTATATAATGATAGCACATGGCTTAATAACAGGCTTCCATATCCTTGATTTTGGAAGCCTGGAAGGGTTGCGAATTTTCGAAGTTGGACCGTGTCATCATGCTTAACGACAGAGATTACGGAAAGACAGTGTTGGTCCAAAAAGAGACCATAATGAAGTGCCATGGCGTCATCCTCTGTTTGTGCTAAGG is part of the Erysipelothrix piscisicarius genome and harbors:
- a CDS encoding GNAT family N-acetyltransferase, giving the protein MISIQTTSLQQVLPIRHHAMYPDGPITLAQTEDDAMALHYGLFLDQHCLSVISVVKHDDTVQLRKFATLPGFQNQGYGSLLLSHVLSLYNGRIILNARTSKISYYKRFGFTQTDQTFTRNDIDYCIMEVLR